One genomic window of Polyangium aurulentum includes the following:
- the hisIE gene encoding bifunctional phosphoribosyl-AMP cyclohydrolase/phosphoribosyl-ATP diphosphatase HisIE has translation MQLAWGDGGLIPAIVQDRLTGQVRMMAYVSRESLARTIETGRATFFSRSRQELWEKGATSGNTLRVTAIVADCDADALLMLVDPVGPTCHTGQVSCFFRNVREDGTAEESGAPAAAFLETLEREIEARKNAPAQKSYTRSLLDAGAPKIGAKIREEADELARAIEGESSERVASEAADVIYHLLVGLASRGVGLREVVSALAARAGTSGHEEKARRKGG, from the coding sequence GTGCAGCTCGCGTGGGGCGACGGCGGGCTCATCCCCGCCATCGTGCAAGACCGCCTCACCGGCCAGGTGCGCATGATGGCGTACGTGAGCCGTGAGTCGCTCGCGCGCACGATCGAGACCGGGCGCGCGACGTTCTTCAGCCGATCGCGACAGGAGCTCTGGGAGAAGGGCGCGACGAGCGGCAACACGCTGCGCGTGACGGCGATCGTCGCCGACTGCGACGCGGACGCGCTGCTCATGCTCGTCGACCCCGTGGGCCCCACCTGTCACACGGGCCAGGTTTCCTGCTTCTTCCGCAACGTGCGCGAAGACGGAACCGCGGAGGAGTCGGGAGCTCCGGCGGCTGCGTTCCTCGAGACGCTCGAGCGCGAGATCGAGGCCCGCAAGAACGCTCCCGCGCAGAAAAGCTACACGCGCTCGCTCCTCGACGCGGGCGCGCCGAAGATCGGCGCCAAGATCCGCGAAGAAGCCGACGAGCTCGCTCGCGCGATCGAGGGCGAATCCAGCGAGCGCGTGGCCAGCGAAGCCGCCGACGTGATCTACCACCTGCTCGTGGGGCTCGCGTCGCGAGGGGTCGGTTTGCGCGAGGTGGTGTCCGCCC
- a CDS encoding prolipoprotein diacylglyceryl transferase, with the protein MHPILFRIPLPPIALPLFWVLLAAAGIAAIVAVWQLVTKSRVGALVAGGIGAALVGAAFYFKGEAPQLGPLPIYSYGVMLGLSLVVGWYLTLGLAERDGLPKELMANNYVVTAIAAVIGSRILYIVTNLNEFDSLRAMLDVRKGGLVAYGGFLGGFVGSLLYLRANRIPLLPWADVAVPSLASGLMITRVGCYLFGCDFGKPLSQTAPAWLQKLGTFPHWPDDLIQNSVGSPAFKQHLDKGLVTLQDTASKPVHPTQIYESLVGAGLLAVLLVSRRHQKFRGQIFLIFTFGYGVCRFLLEMLRADDERGWMPPSLPEHWLLPGALALFSLGYAFGISKMVENVTVRRVTQVLAFVPPVVLFFALKPESFGVAPTIQLSTSQAVALGTGVGAAIAFAVYYQAALAHPEAAMAIPLPPELTNPEDADKPASNVADEDEDDDADEAPKARAKRAADEDEDEAPKKSKKKPAVAKKAAPKTPVVDEADEVPTSISKKDDDKRSSEPPAAEG; encoded by the coding sequence ATGCATCCTATCTTGTTCCGCATCCCGCTCCCGCCGATCGCGCTGCCCCTGTTCTGGGTCCTGCTCGCGGCAGCGGGGATCGCGGCGATCGTGGCCGTCTGGCAGCTCGTCACGAAGAGCCGCGTCGGCGCGCTGGTGGCGGGCGGGATCGGCGCGGCGCTCGTCGGGGCCGCGTTCTACTTCAAGGGAGAGGCGCCGCAGCTCGGGCCGCTGCCCATCTACAGCTACGGCGTGATGCTCGGCCTGTCGCTCGTCGTCGGCTGGTATCTCACGCTCGGCCTCGCCGAGCGGGATGGGCTGCCGAAGGAGCTGATGGCGAACAACTACGTCGTCACGGCCATCGCCGCCGTCATCGGCTCGCGCATCCTGTACATCGTGACGAACTTGAACGAGTTCGACTCGCTGCGCGCGATGCTCGACGTGCGCAAGGGCGGGCTCGTGGCGTACGGCGGCTTCCTCGGCGGGTTCGTGGGCTCGCTCCTGTACCTGCGGGCAAACCGGATCCCGCTCTTGCCGTGGGCCGACGTGGCCGTGCCCAGCCTGGCCTCGGGCCTGATGATCACGCGCGTCGGCTGCTACCTGTTCGGCTGCGACTTCGGCAAGCCGCTCTCGCAGACGGCGCCCGCGTGGCTGCAGAAGCTCGGCACCTTCCCGCACTGGCCCGATGATCTCATCCAGAACAGCGTGGGCTCGCCCGCGTTCAAGCAGCACCTCGACAAGGGCCTCGTCACCCTGCAGGACACGGCGTCGAAGCCGGTCCACCCGACGCAGATCTACGAATCCCTCGTCGGCGCGGGGCTCCTGGCCGTGCTGCTCGTCTCGCGGCGCCACCAGAAGTTTCGTGGTCAAATCTTCCTGATCTTCACCTTCGGCTACGGCGTTTGCCGCTTCCTGCTCGAGATGCTGCGGGCCGACGACGAGCGTGGCTGGATGCCGCCCTCGTTGCCCGAGCACTGGCTGCTTCCCGGCGCGCTCGCGCTCTTCTCGCTCGGCTACGCGTTCGGCATCTCGAAGATGGTCGAGAACGTCACCGTGCGGCGCGTGACCCAGGTGCTCGCCTTCGTGCCGCCCGTGGTGCTCTTCTTCGCGCTCAAGCCCGAGTCGTTCGGCGTGGCGCCGACGATCCAGCTCTCGACCTCGCAGGCGGTGGCGCTCGGCACGGGCGTCGGAGCCGCGATCGCGTTCGCGGTCTACTACCAGGCGGCGCTCGCGCACCCCGAGGCGGCCATGGCGATCCCCCTGCCGCCCGAGCTGACGAACCCCGAGGACGCGGACAAACCCGCGAGCAACGTCGCCGACGAGGACGAGGACGACGATGCAGACGAGGCGCCGAAGGCCCGGGCGAAGAGGGCCGCGGACGAGGACGAGGACGAGGCGCCGAAGAAGTCCAAGAAGAAGCCCGCCGTCGCCAAGAAGGCCGCGCCGAAGACGCCCGTCGTCGACGAGGCGGACGAGGTGCCGACGAGCATCTCGAAGAAGGACGACGACAAGCGCTCCTCCGAGCCTCCCGCGGCGGAAGGCTAG
- a CDS encoding MXAN_5187 C-terminal domain-containing protein yields the protein MDHGEVERALEDLETRLERLRALYEQYFMGIEKLEPLVPRKELERRIQLLRREQVRNTALRFKFQTIIQRYNSFQQYWGRIAREIENGTYQRDVLRAAARFGAQNALTIVGKKRAEKYMRLAAAQEARRNRREGYTLDEEVLDEDLLVEDDDADEVEVTPDPPSPVAKAPPPPPLTATSKGPPPPPPPPLTATSKGPPPPPPSSLTATSKGPPPPPLTATSKGPPPPPPPLTATSKGPPAPPPPPPLAKPAMPPPPPPAGAKPPPPPPPPPPPPTGVKLVEPAPAPAPARKPEPMRSILTVRKPIEATVSTKPAEPAEASPPAANRAAPPADPAAAKRRVAELAAQGKPGKDQPAGPASARPLDLDLDLDARGPKSGSSSRRKSSAPPPRNASSSRMRAVRVTTLPDDASSPPSASTPSSSRRKSSRGMRAVATPPPPPPLAENDPPPPNDPPPPAAPAPRAAAPARPRPAASGGDESLSDARIRQIYAQYVEAKRAAKESTAGVTYENLAQQLRTQAEKLKASHPHKSVDYNVVMKDGKPTLKPILR from the coding sequence ATGGACCACGGCGAGGTCGAACGCGCGCTCGAGGATCTGGAGACCCGCCTGGAGCGGCTGCGGGCGCTCTACGAGCAGTACTTCATGGGCATCGAGAAGCTCGAGCCCCTCGTGCCGCGCAAGGAGCTCGAGCGGCGGATCCAGCTCCTGCGCCGCGAGCAGGTACGCAACACGGCCCTGCGCTTCAAGTTCCAGACGATCATCCAGCGCTACAACAGCTTCCAGCAGTACTGGGGGCGCATCGCGCGCGAGATCGAGAACGGCACCTACCAGCGCGACGTCCTGCGCGCGGCGGCGCGGTTTGGCGCGCAAAACGCCCTGACCATCGTCGGCAAGAAGCGCGCAGAAAAGTACATGCGGCTCGCTGCCGCGCAGGAGGCGCGCCGCAATCGGCGAGAGGGCTACACGCTCGACGAGGAGGTGCTCGACGAAGATCTGCTCGTCGAGGACGACGACGCGGACGAGGTCGAGGTGACGCCCGACCCGCCATCTCCCGTCGCGAAGGCGCCGCCGCCGCCGCCGCTGACAGCGACCTCGAAGGGCCCGCCGCCGCCGCCGCCGCCGCCGCTGACGGCGACCTCGAAGGGCCCGCCGCCACCGCCGCCGTCGTCGCTGACAGCGACCTCGAAGGGACCGCCGCCGCCGCCGCTGACGGCGACCTCGAAAGGACCGCCGCCGCCGCCGCCGCCGCTGACGGCGACCTCGAAGGGTCCGCCGGCTCCTCCACCACCACCTCCGCTCGCGAAGCCGGCCATGCCGCCGCCGCCGCCGCCTGCGGGCGCGAAGCCGCCTCCGCCACCGCCGCCACCTCCGCCGCCTCCGACGGGCGTGAAGCTCGTCGAGCCCGCGCCCGCGCCCGCGCCCGCGCGCAAGCCCGAACCGATGCGCTCGATCCTGACCGTGCGCAAGCCGATCGAGGCGACCGTCTCGACCAAGCCTGCCGAGCCTGCCGAAGCCTCACCGCCCGCAGCAAACCGCGCCGCGCCGCCTGCGGATCCAGCTGCGGCCAAGCGGCGCGTCGCAGAGCTGGCGGCCCAGGGCAAACCAGGCAAGGACCAGCCTGCGGGCCCGGCATCCGCGCGGCCGCTGGATCTCGACCTCGACCTCGACGCGCGCGGACCGAAGAGCGGCTCGTCGTCGCGCAGAAAGTCCTCGGCGCCTCCGCCGCGCAACGCCTCGAGCAGCCGCATGCGCGCCGTGCGCGTCACGACGCTCCCCGACGACGCCTCGTCGCCGCCGAGCGCGTCGACCCCTTCCTCCTCGCGTCGCAAGAGCAGCCGCGGGATGCGTGCCGTCGCAACGCCGCCGCCTCCTCCTCCGCTCGCAGAGAACGATCCGCCGCCTCCGAACGATCCGCCCCCTCCCGCTGCGCCCGCCCCGCGTGCAGCCGCTCCTGCGCGGCCTCGCCCCGCGGCGAGCGGCGGCGACGAGAGCCTGTCCGACGCGCGGATCCGGCAGATCTACGCGCAGTACGTCGAGGCCAAGCGCGCCGCGAAGGAGTCGACCGCGGGCGTGACCTACGAGAACCTCGCGCAGCAGCTCCGGACGCAAGCGGAGAAGCTCAAGGCTTCACACCCGCACAAGTCCGTCGACTACAACGTGGTCATGAAGGACGGCAAACCGACCCTGAAGCCGATCCTGCGCTAG
- a CDS encoding serine/threonine-protein kinase, producing the protein MECPACHHPNIDGARFCAKCGAPLPAVASEQDPLIGAIVGGRYRITGILGEGGMGRVYTAEQQMGTTVRKVAVKTLLAQYAKDPQVLARFMRECGTVAELEHPNTIKVYDFGQTDTGELYIAMELLNGTSLEDAIANEIAQGRAMSPERVDRILAQVCGSLQEAHDKGIVHRDLKPANIFLTRRAGEEDYVKVLDFGIAKRSERPDSKEQKLTQQGTVLGTPPYMSPEQFRGQELDARSDIYSLAVVAYEMLTGKLPFDADTPWAWATQHLTAQPSPFEVSTFGAQVPHKMKSAIMRALEKDKLKRQGTVREFHEDLTVGAPRASIFGGSPMAAQQVGQGTGTGMMQGYPSMHNTPMPSGSMPSRPGGTQLGEPIFVPPSGAPQAPAGRTMLDSGQHGASMGMTPGPVHAMPHASVPTGGGQVFPAPPPAASRPNNSKTPLIAGIAVLGVLGLVGTIVALKSGGSSTDKDANPIILPSSAPTETKVASDPPPTVDTSTATSPSAAPTSQPTAAGGTQAGSGSGSGTTKPAVDPKAAAACDAAMQLALGGNTVMAVNQYRSCSGPKQAAARSAIGGSAQREVKAKGCAAKGAAQAAASIGESAAKNSLPASCK; encoded by the coding sequence ATGGAGTGTCCCGCCTGTCACCACCCGAACATCGATGGCGCGCGCTTCTGCGCCAAATGCGGCGCGCCACTGCCCGCTGTCGCCTCCGAGCAAGATCCGCTGATCGGCGCGATCGTCGGCGGACGCTACCGCATCACCGGCATCCTCGGCGAGGGCGGGATGGGGCGCGTCTACACGGCCGAGCAGCAGATGGGCACCACCGTGCGCAAGGTGGCGGTCAAGACGCTCCTCGCGCAGTACGCGAAGGATCCGCAGGTCCTCGCGCGCTTCATGCGCGAGTGCGGCACCGTCGCCGAGCTCGAGCACCCGAACACGATCAAGGTCTACGACTTCGGGCAAACCGACACCGGCGAGCTGTACATCGCGATGGAGCTGCTCAACGGCACGTCGCTCGAGGACGCGATCGCGAACGAGATCGCGCAGGGCAGGGCCATGTCGCCCGAGCGCGTCGATCGCATCCTCGCGCAGGTCTGCGGCTCGCTGCAGGAGGCGCACGACAAGGGGATCGTTCACCGCGATCTCAAGCCCGCGAACATCTTCCTCACGAGGCGCGCGGGCGAAGAGGACTACGTCAAGGTCCTCGACTTCGGCATCGCCAAGCGCTCCGAGCGCCCCGACTCGAAGGAGCAGAAGCTCACGCAGCAAGGCACGGTGCTCGGAACGCCGCCGTACATGAGCCCCGAGCAGTTCCGCGGGCAGGAGCTCGACGCGCGTAGCGACATCTACTCGCTCGCCGTCGTCGCGTACGAGATGCTCACCGGCAAGCTGCCCTTCGATGCAGACACGCCCTGGGCCTGGGCGACGCAGCACCTCACCGCGCAGCCCTCGCCCTTCGAGGTCTCGACCTTCGGCGCGCAGGTGCCGCACAAGATGAAGAGCGCGATCATGCGCGCGCTCGAGAAGGACAAGCTCAAGCGTCAGGGCACGGTGCGCGAGTTCCACGAGGACCTCACCGTCGGCGCGCCGCGCGCCTCGATCTTCGGGGGCTCGCCGATGGCCGCGCAGCAGGTCGGACAAGGCACGGGCACGGGGATGATGCAGGGCTACCCGAGCATGCACAACACGCCCATGCCGAGCGGTTCGATGCCCTCGCGTCCCGGCGGCACGCAGCTCGGCGAGCCGATCTTCGTCCCGCCTTCCGGAGCGCCGCAGGCGCCTGCGGGCCGCACGATGCTCGACTCGGGGCAGCACGGCGCGTCGATGGGCATGACGCCAGGGCCGGTGCACGCCATGCCGCACGCCTCGGTCCCGACGGGCGGAGGACAGGTCTTCCCCGCGCCGCCGCCCGCTGCATCGAGGCCGAACAACAGCAAGACGCCGCTCATCGCTGGCATCGCCGTGCTCGGCGTGCTCGGCCTCGTCGGGACGATCGTCGCGCTGAAGAGCGGAGGCAGCAGCACCGACAAGGACGCGAACCCGATCATCCTGCCGTCGTCGGCGCCGACCGAGACCAAGGTCGCATCGGATCCGCCGCCCACCGTGGACACGTCGACGGCGACGAGCCCGTCCGCAGCGCCCACGTCGCAACCGACCGCAGCCGGAGGGACGCAGGCGGGCTCGGGCTCGGGCTCGGGCACGACGAAGCCGGCGGTCGATCCCAAGGCAGCGGCGGCGTGCGACGCGGCCATGCAGCTCGCGCTGGGAGGCAACACGGTCATGGCAGTCAACCAGTACCGAAGCTGCTCCGGCCCGAAGCAGGCCGCGGCGCGCAGCGCGATCGGCGGGTCGGCGCAGCGCGAGGTGAAGGCGAAGGGCTGCGCCGCCAAGGGAGCGGCCCAGGCGGCGGCGAGCATCGGCGAGTCGGCGGCGAAGAACAGCCTGCCTGCAAGCTGCAAATGA
- the tuf gene encoding elongation factor Tu has product MAKEKFNRTKPHVNVGTIGHIDHGKTTLTAAIVKVQSKQKLAKAISYADIAKGGTVRDDSKTVTIAAAHVEYESPKRHYAHVDCPGHADYIKNMITGAAQMDGAILVVSSLDSVMPQTREHVLLARQVGLNHLVVFLNKCDAVDDPEMLDLVEMEVRELLNKYKFDGDNAPVVRGASLPALQGDAKWEAKIGELLDALDSYIPEPVRDVDKPFLMAIEDVFSIKGRGTVATGRIERGVIKVGEEVEIIGFKDTKKSVVTGVEMFRKLLDQGQAGDNVGCLLRGVEKDEIERGQVLAKPGSIKPFKKFLGEVYVLKKEEGGRHTPFFTNYRPQFYIRTTDVTGTVNLPEGVKMVMPGDNITMTIELIAPVALEEQMRFAIREGGKTVGAGIVTKILE; this is encoded by the coding sequence ATGGCCAAGGAGAAATTCAACCGAACCAAGCCTCACGTGAACGTCGGCACGATCGGCCACATCGATCACGGCAAGACGACGCTCACGGCGGCCATCGTCAAGGTCCAGTCCAAGCAGAAGCTCGCGAAGGCGATCAGCTACGCGGACATCGCGAAGGGCGGGACGGTCCGTGACGACAGCAAGACGGTGACGATCGCGGCTGCGCACGTGGAGTACGAGTCGCCGAAGCGCCACTACGCGCACGTCGACTGCCCCGGGCACGCCGACTACATCAAGAACATGATCACGGGCGCTGCGCAGATGGACGGCGCGATCCTCGTGGTCAGCTCGCTCGACAGCGTCATGCCGCAGACCCGCGAGCACGTGCTCCTCGCGCGCCAGGTCGGCCTGAACCACCTCGTGGTGTTCCTCAACAAGTGTGACGCCGTGGACGACCCCGAGATGCTCGACCTCGTCGAGATGGAGGTCCGCGAGCTCCTCAACAAGTACAAGTTCGACGGCGACAACGCGCCCGTCGTTCGCGGTGCCTCGCTGCCTGCGCTGCAGGGCGACGCGAAATGGGAAGCGAAGATCGGCGAGCTGCTCGACGCTCTCGACAGCTACATCCCGGAGCCGGTGCGTGACGTCGACAAGCCCTTCCTGATGGCGATCGAGGACGTGTTCTCGATCAAGGGCCGCGGCACGGTGGCCACGGGCCGCATCGAGCGTGGCGTGATCAAGGTCGGCGAGGAGGTCGAGATCATCGGCTTCAAGGACACCAAGAAGTCGGTCGTGACCGGCGTCGAGATGTTCCGCAAGCTGCTCGACCAGGGCCAGGCGGGCGACAACGTCGGTTGCCTCCTGCGCGGTGTCGAGAAGGACGAGATCGAGCGCGGGCAGGTGCTCGCGAAGCCGGGTTCGATCAAGCCCTTCAAGAAGTTCCTGGGCGAGGTCTACGTCCTCAAGAAGGAGGAGGGCGGCCGTCACACGCCGTTCTTCACCAACTACCGTCCGCAGTTCTACATCCGGACGACGGACGTGACGGGCACCGTCAACCTCCCCGAGGGAGTGAAGATGGTGATGCCGGGCGACAACATCACGATGACGATCGAGCTCATCGCGCCTGTCGCGCTCGAGGAGCAGATGCGCTTCGCGATCCGCGAGGGCGGCAAGACCGTCGGCGCCGGGATCGTCACGAAGATCCTCGAGTAA
- the rpmG gene encoding 50S ribosomal protein L33, whose product MTEQAGGRRTRVPVSLACTECKARNYKTTKAPEDYVELKKFCKQCKKHTLHRETK is encoded by the coding sequence ATGACGGAGCAGGCCGGTGGTCGGCGGACACGGGTCCCAGTCTCGCTGGCCTGCACCGAGTGCAAGGCGAGGAACTACAAGACGACCAAGGCTCCCGAGGACTACGTCGAACTGAAGAAGTTCTGCAAGCAGTGCAAGAAGCACACGCTGCATCGGGAGACGAAGTAG
- the secE gene encoding preprotein translocase subunit SecE, with amino-acid sequence MAAQRDKDEARKSGKKAAAPETAQDEAGESSLVVREPDDLAEPPAEGAADPDATEEESEEEAAARQLGTDRYVMAGFFAAGIIGAYVLGRALHGIWAELSNKDWFSRAVPAFAAVSDDDKSTYATVLAGLIAVVVTLRTYRRPDVRVWTDDVASELMKVKWPTKKEVSNSTMVVIAASAAATIYLALLDRLWSFVTGIVYGTGS; translated from the coding sequence ATGGCAGCACAAAGAGACAAAGACGAGGCGCGGAAGTCCGGCAAGAAGGCCGCCGCGCCGGAGACCGCGCAGGACGAGGCAGGTGAATCCTCGCTCGTTGTGCGGGAGCCGGACGACCTCGCCGAGCCTCCTGCGGAGGGTGCTGCCGATCCGGACGCGACCGAAGAGGAGTCCGAAGAGGAAGCCGCGGCGCGCCAGCTCGGGACCGACCGCTATGTGATGGCGGGGTTCTTCGCGGCCGGCATCATCGGTGCGTACGTGCTCGGTCGTGCTCTTCACGGGATCTGGGCCGAGCTGTCGAACAAGGACTGGTTCAGCCGTGCGGTCCCCGCGTTCGCGGCGGTCTCCGACGACGACAAGTCGACCTACGCGACCGTGCTCGCAGGCCTCATCGCGGTCGTCGTCACGCTTCGCACCTATCGTCGCCCCGACGTGCGCGTGTGGACCGATGACGTCGCGTCCGAGCTGATGAAGGTCAAGTGGCCGACCAAGAAAGAGGTCTCGAACTCCACCATGGTGGTGATCGCAGCGAGCGCTGCGGCCACCATCTACCTTGCGTTGCTCGATCGGCTGTGGTCGTTCGTGACGGGCATCGTCTACGGCACTGGTAGCTAG
- the nusG gene encoding transcription termination/antitermination protein NusG, whose amino-acid sequence MAKKWYVIHTYSGYEAKVRDALQQRAKQHNLEDKIGEILIPSETVTETRPGGKQRVRQKLSLPGYIFVEMEMSETVWHLVKDTPKVTGFIGNQTPQEVPSPQIESLRRGIVEGAVKPKPKLTFEVGEEVRVLDGAFANFTGTVDDVKMDKQKLKVKVSIFGRPTSVELDFSAVEKR is encoded by the coding sequence ATGGCGAAGAAGTGGTACGTCATCCATACCTACTCGGGCTACGAGGCGAAGGTGCGCGATGCGCTCCAGCAGCGGGCCAAGCAGCACAACCTCGAGGACAAGATCGGCGAGATCCTGATCCCGAGCGAAACCGTCACGGAGACGCGGCCGGGCGGTAAGCAGCGCGTTCGCCAGAAGCTCAGCCTGCCTGGCTACATCTTCGTCGAGATGGAGATGAGCGAGACGGTCTGGCACCTCGTCAAGGACACGCCGAAGGTGACGGGCTTCATCGGCAACCAGACGCCGCAAGAGGTGCCGAGCCCGCAGATCGAGAGCCTGCGACGTGGCATCGTCGAGGGCGCGGTGAAGCCGAAGCCGAAGCTCACCTTCGAGGTCGGCGAAGAGGTCCGCGTGCTCGACGGCGCGTTCGCCAACTTCACGGGCACCGTCGACGACGTGAAGATGGACAAGCAGAAGCTGAAGGTGAAGGTCTCGATCTTCGGCCGGCCGACCAGCGTAGAGCTCGATTTCTCGGCGGTGGAGAAGCGCTGA
- the rplK gene encoding 50S ribosomal protein L11 — translation MAKKITGYVKLQLPAGKANPSPPVGPALGQHGVNIMAFCKDFNSRTASQGDMIIPVVITVFSDRSFTFILKTPPASVLLKKAAGLETKKKPGSGSKEPNKTKVGQVTRKQLQELAQLKMQDMNTTNLESAMRSMAGTARSMGITIVD, via the coding sequence ATGGCGAAGAAGATCACCGGGTACGTCAAGCTCCAGCTTCCCGCGGGGAAGGCCAACCCCTCGCCGCCGGTCGGGCCTGCGCTCGGCCAGCATGGCGTGAACATCATGGCGTTCTGCAAGGACTTCAACTCGCGGACGGCGTCGCAGGGCGACATGATCATCCCGGTGGTGATCACGGTCTTCTCGGATCGCTCGTTCACGTTCATCTTGAAGACGCCGCCCGCGTCGGTCCTCCTGAAGAAGGCCGCGGGACTGGAGACCAAGAAGAAGCCTGGCTCGGGCTCGAAGGAGCCCAACAAGACCAAGGTCGGTCAGGTGACGCGCAAGCAACTGCAGGAGCTGGCGCAGCTCAAGATGCAGGATATGAACACGACGAACCTCGAGTCCGCGATGCGCAGCATGGCGGGCACGGCGCGCTCGATGGGCATCACCATCGTCGACTGA